From Priestia aryabhattai, one genomic window encodes:
- the rpe gene encoding ribulose-phosphate 3-epimerase: MTKIAPSILSANFSKLAEEIREVEAGGADYIHIDVMDGHFVPNITIGPLIVEAVRPVTTLPLDVHLMIENPDQYVPMFAKAGADILTVHAEACTHLHRTIQLIKEHGMKAGVALNPATPIDVVKHILEDIDLILLMTVNPGFGGQTFIPNVLPKIEQISQLIEIRHLSIEVEVDGGINEETARKCVEAGANVLVAGSAIYNQEDRAGAISQIRTTVQA; the protein is encoded by the coding sequence ATGACAAAAATCGCACCTTCCATTTTATCTGCCAATTTTTCAAAGCTTGCTGAAGAAATTCGTGAAGTTGAAGCAGGTGGAGCAGACTACATCCATATAGACGTTATGGATGGTCATTTTGTTCCTAATATTACAATTGGACCGCTTATCGTTGAGGCTGTACGCCCTGTCACAACCCTGCCACTAGATGTGCATTTGATGATTGAAAATCCAGATCAATACGTTCCAATGTTTGCAAAGGCAGGTGCCGATATTTTAACGGTACATGCTGAAGCGTGTACTCATTTGCACCGCACCATTCAATTAATTAAAGAGCACGGCATGAAAGCAGGCGTTGCTTTAAATCCTGCCACGCCGATTGACGTAGTGAAGCATATCTTAGAAGATATCGATCTTATTTTATTAATGACGGTGAATCCAGGCTTTGGAGGACAGACATTCATTCCAAATGTACTGCCGAAAATTGAGCAAATCTCTCAGCTTATTGAAATTCGTCACCTTTCTATTGAAGTAGAGGTTGATGGAGGAATTAATGAAGAAACAGCAAGAAAATGTGTGGAAGCAGGAGCAAATGTCTTAGTAGCTGGCTCAGCTATTTATAATCAAGAAGATCGAGCTGGCGCAATTAGTCAAATTCGCACAACTGTTCAAGCGTAA
- a CDS encoding DAK2 domain-containing protein, giving the protein MSMTTLDGKRFREMVLQGAQHLSNNADYVDALNVFPVPDGDTGTNMNLSITSGAKEVKNKLSDHIGQVSQALSKGLLMGARGNSGVILSQLFRGFAKSVEQKSAITTVEFAEALELGVETAYKAVMKPIEGTILTVAKDTAKKASAVAKKQSDMILFMEEVLKEANASLNRTPDLLPVLKEVGVVDSGGQGLVLIYEGFLAELKGEKLPGVPMSAPSMNELVNAEHHKHAQSYMNTEDIEFGYCTEFMVRLEEDKPAAKTFSEETFRQDLSKWGDSLLVVSDDEIVKVHIHAEHPGEVLNYGQQYGSLIKMKIENMREQHSSIVSDEEKPAVKKAEKQPFGIVTVSMGKGIAELFKSLGATVVIEGGQTMNPSTEDIVKAIEETNAEQVLILPNNGNVVMAANQAAAVVDSHVSVVPSKTVPQGMTALLSFNPQQSLKENEEAMTEALQHVKTGQVTYAVRDTNIDGLELAKGDFMGIVEKKIVVKDSEKLEAAKKLLTYMIDEEAEILTILQGEDVSDDEAEALTSFVEETFEEVEVELHKGDQPLYSYIFAIE; this is encoded by the coding sequence GTGTCAATGACAACGTTGGACGGAAAGCGGTTTAGAGAAATGGTGCTTCAAGGAGCCCAGCATCTATCTAACAATGCAGATTATGTGGATGCGCTGAACGTTTTTCCTGTACCAGATGGTGATACTGGAACAAATATGAACTTATCGATTACCTCTGGTGCTAAAGAAGTAAAAAATAAACTATCTGATCACATCGGCCAAGTGAGTCAAGCTTTGTCTAAGGGCTTATTGATGGGGGCGCGCGGTAATTCAGGAGTTATTTTATCTCAATTATTCCGCGGTTTTGCGAAATCGGTTGAGCAAAAGTCAGCGATTACAACAGTTGAGTTTGCTGAAGCTCTTGAGCTTGGGGTAGAAACTGCTTATAAAGCTGTTATGAAACCAATCGAAGGAACCATTTTAACAGTAGCTAAGGATACTGCTAAAAAAGCATCGGCTGTTGCTAAAAAGCAATCTGATATGATTCTGTTCATGGAAGAAGTACTTAAGGAAGCTAATGCTTCGTTAAATCGCACGCCAGATCTTTTACCCGTGTTAAAAGAAGTAGGCGTAGTGGATAGCGGAGGTCAAGGGCTTGTTTTAATTTATGAAGGGTTTTTAGCTGAATTAAAAGGTGAAAAACTTCCGGGTGTACCCATGTCAGCTCCTTCGATGAATGAACTCGTAAATGCTGAGCATCATAAGCATGCGCAAAGCTATATGAATACAGAAGATATTGAATTTGGCTATTGTACAGAATTTATGGTAAGGCTGGAAGAGGATAAGCCTGCAGCTAAAACATTTTCTGAAGAAACGTTTCGTCAAGATTTAAGTAAATGGGGCGACTCATTGCTTGTAGTATCTGATGATGAAATTGTGAAAGTTCATATTCACGCCGAGCATCCTGGGGAAGTGTTAAACTATGGGCAGCAATATGGAAGTTTAATTAAAATGAAGATTGAAAACATGAGAGAACAGCATAGCAGCATTGTTTCAGATGAAGAAAAGCCTGCAGTAAAAAAGGCTGAAAAACAGCCCTTTGGCATTGTTACTGTATCAATGGGAAAAGGAATTGCTGAATTGTTCAAGAGCCTTGGTGCAACGGTTGTCATTGAAGGTGGACAAACAATGAATCCGAGTACAGAGGATATTGTCAAAGCGATTGAAGAAACAAATGCTGAACAGGTACTGATTTTACCTAATAATGGAAATGTTGTGATGGCTGCTAACCAAGCGGCTGCTGTTGTCGACAGTCACGTTTCGGTTGTCCCGTCTAAAACGGTTCCTCAAGGAATGACAGCGCTGCTATCATTTAATCCTCAGCAAAGCTTAAAAGAAAACGAGGAAGCAATGACAGAAGCTCTACAGCACGTGAAAACAGGACAAGTAACGTATGCAGTTCGCGATACAAATATTGATGGTCTTGAATTAGCTAAAGGCGATTTTATGGGTATTGTCGAAAAGAAAATCGTCGTAAAAGATTCAGAGAAATTAGAAGCAGCGAAAAAGCTATTGACTTATATGATTGATGAAGAAGCGGAAATCCTTACGATTCTTCAAGGAGAGGATGTCTCAGACGATGAAGCTGAAGCGCTAACATCGTTTGTAGAAGAAACGTTTGAAGAAGTTGAGGTAGAGCTTCATAAAGGAGATCAACCTTTATATTCTTACATTTTTGCAATTGAATAA
- a CDS encoding Asp23/Gls24 family envelope stress response protein yields MSIEMKTKYGQIDISTDVIATIAGGAAVDCYGIVGMASKNQLKDGLTEILRKENFTRGIVVRQEEDDVHIDMYIIVSYGTKISEIAHNVQTKVKYTLEQTVGLTVDSVNIYVQGVRVTNV; encoded by the coding sequence ATGTCCATCGAAATGAAAACGAAGTATGGTCAAATTGATATCTCTACAGATGTAATTGCAACAATTGCTGGAGGAGCAGCTGTTGATTGTTATGGGATTGTCGGAATGGCTTCAAAAAATCAGCTTAAAGATGGTCTTACAGAAATTCTTCGCAAAGAAAACTTTACACGAGGTATTGTGGTAAGACAAGAAGAGGATGACGTGCATATCGACATGTACATTATCGTAAGCTATGGAACTAAAATTTCTGAAATTGCTCATAATGTGCAAACAAAAGTAAAATACACGCTGGAACAAACGGTTGGTTTAACAGTTGATTCAGTAAATATTTATGTGCAGGGTGTTCGTGTAACGAACGTTTAA
- the rsgA gene encoding ribosome small subunit-dependent GTPase A, whose protein sequence is MPEGRIIKSLSGFYYVLHDGQVTQCRGRGVFRKKKVTPLVGDNVVFQAENKLEGYILEIKERKNELVRPPISNVDQALLVFSAIEPDFSTMLLDRFLVLVESNHIEPIICISKVDLLSQQQKQEIEQYAEEYRKIGYEVILTSTVTEKGMEQIQPLFEDRVTVIAGQSGVGKSSLLNTLKPELELKTNDISMSLGRGKHTTRHVELISFGEGLVADTPGFSSLEFLTLEVEELTDCFPEMSRLSEQCKFRGCLHVKEPKCAVKEAYEQKEIPSYRYEHYLQFIEEIKQRKPRY, encoded by the coding sequence ATGCCAGAAGGAAGAATTATTAAATCCCTTAGCGGATTTTATTATGTTCTTCATGACGGACAAGTAACGCAATGTCGAGGACGAGGTGTTTTTCGTAAAAAGAAGGTAACGCCTTTAGTCGGTGACAATGTAGTATTTCAGGCGGAAAATAAGCTTGAAGGATATATACTTGAAATTAAAGAACGTAAAAATGAATTAGTTCGTCCCCCTATTTCAAATGTTGATCAGGCGCTGCTTGTTTTTTCAGCGATTGAACCTGATTTTAGCACAATGCTTCTTGACCGATTTTTAGTGTTAGTGGAGTCTAATCATATTGAACCTATTATTTGTATTTCAAAAGTAGATCTTTTATCACAGCAGCAAAAGCAAGAAATCGAGCAATATGCCGAAGAATATCGTAAAATAGGATATGAGGTCATTTTAACGTCGACAGTCACAGAAAAAGGCATGGAACAAATTCAGCCGTTATTTGAAGATCGCGTAACGGTTATTGCCGGACAGTCAGGTGTAGGTAAATCTTCACTGTTAAATACACTTAAACCAGAGCTTGAGTTAAAGACAAATGATATTTCAATGTCACTTGGAAGAGGAAAGCATACAACACGTCATGTAGAACTTATTTCGTTTGGTGAAGGTTTAGTAGCCGATACGCCAGGCTTTAGCTCACTGGAATTTTTAACGTTAGAAGTAGAAGAATTAACCGATTGTTTCCCTGAAATGTCGCGTTTGAGTGAACAGTGTAAATTTCGAGGTTGTTTGCATGTGAAAGAACCAAAATGTGCGGTAAAAGAAGCATACGAACAAAAAGAAATTCCGAGTTATCGCTACGAACATTACTTGCAATTTATTGAGGAAATTAAGCAAAGAAAGCCGAGGTATTAA
- the sdaAB gene encoding L-serine ammonia-lyase, iron-sulfur-dependent subunit beta gives MKYKSVFDIIGPVMIGPSSSHTAGAARIGRVARTLFGKQPTKVVVSLYGSFAQTYKGHGTDVALIGGILDFDTFDQRIPQSLDLAEKEGIDVTFVEEAAITDHPNTARIKMSDGLKEIEVVGISIGGGKIQITELNGFELNLSGMNPAILVVHNDRFGAIATVTNILMKHSINIGHMEVSRKERGEVALMAIEMDTNIEDDVIEELKTLPHIIQVTRMVE, from the coding sequence ATGAAATACAAATCTGTCTTTGATATTATTGGTCCGGTAATGATTGGACCATCTAGTTCACATACAGCTGGTGCAGCGCGTATTGGACGCGTTGCACGAACACTTTTTGGTAAGCAGCCCACAAAAGTTGTGGTTTCATTATACGGTTCTTTTGCTCAAACGTATAAAGGACACGGAACAGACGTAGCGTTGATTGGCGGTATTTTAGATTTTGATACATTCGATCAGCGCATTCCGCAATCTTTGGACTTAGCTGAAAAAGAGGGAATCGATGTCACGTTTGTTGAAGAAGCGGCCATTACAGATCACCCAAATACAGCTCGTATCAAAATGAGCGACGGATTAAAGGAAATTGAGGTTGTTGGAATTTCAATTGGCGGAGGGAAAATTCAAATTACGGAGCTGAACGGATTTGAATTAAATTTATCAGGTATGAATCCAGCTATTCTCGTTGTGCATAATGACCGATTTGGTGCCATTGCGACCGTTACGAATATTTTGATGAAACATTCAATTAATATCGGACATATGGAAGTATCTCGCAAAGAGCGCGGAGAAGTAGCGCTCATGGCAATTGAAATGGATACGAATATTGAAGATGATGTAATTGAAGAGTTAAAAACATTGCCTCACATTATTCAAGTAACAAGAATGGTTGAATAG
- the spoVM gene encoding stage V sporulation protein SpoVM produces MKFYTIKLPKFLGGIVKVMLNSFKKD; encoded by the coding sequence ATGAAATTCTATACAATCAAACTTCCAAAGTTTTTAGGTGGCATCGTAAAGGTCATGCTTAATTCGTTCAAAAAAGATTAA
- the rpmB gene encoding 50S ribosomal protein L28, with protein MARKCVVTGRKARSGNARSHAMNATKRKWGANVQKVRILVNGKPKRVYVSARALKSGKVQRV; from the coding sequence ATGGCACGCAAATGTGTAGTAACTGGTAGAAAAGCTCGTTCAGGTAACGCACGTTCTCACGCAATGAACGCTACTAAGCGTAAATGGGGTGCTAACGTTCAAAAAGTACGTATCTTAGTGAACGGTAAACCAAAACGTGTGTACGTTTCAGCTAGAGCCCTTAAGTCTGGTAAAGTTCAACGCGTTTAA
- a CDS encoding thiamine diphosphokinase, which produces MKIHILAGGPDEHMPPLHQSNDIKWVGVDRGVFLLLQQDILPVKAFGDFDSITNAQLKLVREALQDVELYPAEKDATDLELAFEWAIEQKPDSICIFGATGGRLDHMFGSIQLLYKGLKKKASVQMIDNQNIIQLFEAGTYHVDRLKEFHYISFVPFAGGVKELTLEGFKYPLNKHEVELGSTLCISNELIQQRGTFSFTKGILMMVRSNDKRCL; this is translated from the coding sequence ATGAAAATTCATATTCTAGCAGGGGGACCGGATGAACATATGCCCCCCCTGCACCAATCAAATGATATAAAGTGGGTAGGAGTAGACCGCGGCGTATTCCTTCTTCTTCAACAAGACATTTTGCCGGTGAAAGCATTTGGAGATTTTGATTCCATTACAAATGCTCAGCTTAAGCTAGTGAGAGAAGCATTACAAGATGTTGAATTGTATCCTGCGGAAAAAGATGCAACGGATTTGGAACTTGCTTTTGAGTGGGCGATAGAGCAAAAACCTGACAGTATTTGTATCTTTGGAGCAACAGGTGGAAGGCTTGACCACATGTTTGGAAGCATTCAGCTCCTATACAAAGGGTTAAAAAAGAAAGCGAGTGTACAAATGATTGACAATCAAAATATCATTCAATTGTTTGAAGCAGGTACTTATCATGTTGATCGTTTAAAAGAGTTTCACTATATTTCGTTCGTTCCTTTTGCAGGCGGTGTAAAAGAGCTTACGCTAGAAGGTTTCAAATATCCGCTCAATAAGCATGAAGTAGAACTCGGCTCAACTTTATGTATTAGCAATGAACTTATTCAACAAAGAGGTACTTTTTCATTTACAAAAGGCATATTAATGATGGTAAGAAGCAATGATAAACGTTGCTTGTGA
- a CDS encoding PTS sugar transporter subunit IIC, which produces MDILKGTGLLLLVLFLFWLFSNKAPYGMKAMGALASGAVAAFLVEAFQSYVGGDLLGISFLGEVGKAAGGMGGVAAAALVALALGVSPVYALMMGVVCSGLGLLPGFFAGYLMAFVVKFIEKKAPAGLDLLGNILIAAPLTRLIGNAFSPIVDATLLNIGGIIKDTTSASPILMGIILGGVITVVATAPLSSMALTAMLGLTGLPMAIGALAVFGSSFMNYVLFDRLKIGDRRTTISVAVEPLTQANIISANPIPIYITNFIGGALAGVVVALFGLVNDAAGTATPIAGLAVMFGFNDPMKVTICAVLCALAGALAGFIGSVVFKNFKIKTVDDVASEQEAA; this is translated from the coding sequence GTGGATATTTTAAAAGGAACAGGTTTATTGTTATTAGTTTTATTTTTATTCTGGTTGTTTAGCAACAAAGCACCTTATGGCATGAAAGCAATGGGGGCGTTGGCAAGCGGAGCGGTAGCTGCGTTTCTCGTAGAGGCCTTTCAGTCATATGTAGGAGGAGATTTACTAGGTATTTCATTCTTAGGTGAAGTTGGAAAGGCTGCAGGAGGAATGGGAGGAGTTGCAGCAGCAGCACTAGTTGCTTTGGCGTTAGGAGTATCCCCTGTATATGCTCTTATGATGGGGGTGGTGTGTTCAGGGCTAGGCTTGCTCCCTGGATTTTTTGCGGGATACCTCATGGCGTTTGTAGTGAAATTTATTGAGAAAAAGGCACCTGCTGGTCTAGACTTATTAGGCAACATCTTAATTGCAGCACCTTTAACAAGATTAATTGGTAATGCATTCTCACCTATTGTAGATGCGACGCTTTTAAATATCGGAGGAATTATCAAAGATACAACAAGTGCTAGCCCTATTTTAATGGGAATTATTTTAGGGGGAGTTATTACAGTGGTAGCAACGGCTCCGCTTAGCTCAATGGCTTTAACGGCTATGCTAGGGTTAACGGGATTGCCTATGGCGATTGGAGCTCTTGCTGTATTTGGTTCTTCTTTCATGAACTATGTGCTGTTTGATCGATTAAAAATTGGGGATCGTCGTACAACCATTTCAGTTGCAGTTGAACCTTTAACACAAGCGAATATTATTTCAGCGAATCCGATTCCTATCTACATTACAAACTTTATTGGAGGTGCACTAGCCGGTGTGGTTGTGGCTCTGTTCGGATTGGTAAATGATGCTGCAGGCACGGCAACACCAATCGCAGGACTTGCAGTAATGTTTGGGTTTAATGACCCTATGAAGGTCACAATTTGTGCAGTACTTTGCGCACTAGCGGGAGCATTAGCTGGATTTATAGGTTCAGTTGTTTTTAAAAACTTTAAAATTAAAACAGTAGACGATGTAGCTTCTGAGCAAGAAGCAGCTTAA